A single window of Acinetobacter wuhouensis DNA harbors:
- a CDS encoding SDR family oxidoreductase produces MKIAITGATGQLGHLVIQELLKQVEANNIIALVRDLKKAESLKQQGIELRLFDYDQPETLAPALVGIDKLLLISANEIGRRTPQHKAVIEAAVASNVPYIAYTSLLNADKNPLGLAQEHRETEALIQQSGLHYTFLRNNWYSENYLASVQHTAEVGTLYGSAENGRISSASRQDYAEAAAKVLASNGHENKIYELAGSTSFTLTDLAQFIGLATGKSVQYQNISANDYSKALTEAGLPVGLVEVIVDADVQTAKGAMFSNSNDLENLIGRKTTSIQDQVKALLNK; encoded by the coding sequence ATGAAAATTGCAATCACAGGTGCTACAGGTCAACTCGGACATTTGGTTATTCAAGAATTACTTAAACAAGTTGAAGCAAATAATATTATCGCCTTAGTACGAGATCTTAAAAAAGCTGAATCACTCAAACAACAAGGCATTGAGTTACGATTATTCGACTATGATCAACCTGAAACGCTCGCACCTGCTCTCGTTGGAATTGATAAATTATTGCTCATCTCAGCCAATGAAATTGGTCGTCGTACGCCACAGCACAAAGCTGTGATTGAAGCAGCAGTTGCCTCGAATGTGCCTTATATTGCTTATACCAGTTTACTCAATGCGGATAAAAACCCATTAGGATTAGCACAAGAGCATCGCGAAACAGAAGCACTAATCCAACAAAGCGGTTTGCACTACACCTTCTTGCGTAATAATTGGTACAGCGAAAATTACCTTGCAAGTGTGCAACATACTGCCGAAGTTGGAACGCTTTATGGTAGCGCTGAAAATGGTCGGATCAGTTCAGCTTCACGTCAGGATTATGCAGAAGCTGCTGCCAAAGTTTTAGCGTCAAATGGTCATGAAAATAAAATCTATGAATTGGCTGGTTCAACCAGTTTTACCCTTACCGATTTAGCACAATTTATTGGTTTAGCTACAGGTAAATCCGTGCAATATCAAAACATCAGCGCAAATGACTATAGCAAAGCATTAACAGAAGCTGGGCTCCCTGTAGGATTGGTCGAAGTGATTGTGGATGCGGATGTACAAACAGCAAAAGGTGCAATGTTTAGCAACAGTAACGATTTAGAAAATCTGATTGGTCGCAAAACTACAAGTATTCAAGATCAAGTGAAAGCTTTATTGAATAAGTAG
- the mnmA gene encoding tRNA 2-thiouridine(34) synthase MnmA — MQQRVIVGMSGGVDSSVSAALLLQQGYLVEGLFMKNWEEDDGTEYCTAMEDLADAQAVCDKIGIKLHTANFAMEYWDRVFEHFLAEYAAGRTPNPDILCNKEIKFRAFLDHAVNLGADFIATGHYCRRGETATNSRGEEYAPLLRGVDNNKDQTYFLHAVHGREINKTLFPVGEIEKPEVRKIAEELGLITAKKKDSTGICFIGERRFNDFLKQYLPAQPGKIVLDTGKEVGEHHGLMYYTLGQRGGIGLGGLKGAEEGAWFVLHKDIENNRLVIGQGHEHPLMQSTVLWSEAIDWVAGEQAIPETGFRCTAKTRYRQPDQACTIYKDTDTPNGVRVEFDEPQRAVTPGQSVVFYVDEACLGGGVIHHTNAPKPDFIE; from the coding sequence ATGCAACAACGTGTCATCGTCGGTATGTCTGGTGGTGTAGATTCATCTGTTTCTGCAGCACTACTTCTTCAACAAGGTTATCTAGTTGAAGGGCTTTTCATGAAAAACTGGGAAGAAGATGACGGCACAGAATACTGTACGGCAATGGAAGATCTTGCGGATGCGCAAGCGGTTTGCGACAAAATTGGCATCAAACTCCATACAGCAAACTTTGCGATGGAATATTGGGATCGTGTCTTTGAGCATTTCCTTGCTGAATATGCAGCAGGTCGTACACCGAATCCAGATATTCTCTGTAATAAAGAAATCAAATTCCGTGCATTCCTCGATCATGCTGTAAACTTAGGTGCTGACTTTATCGCAACTGGACATTATTGCCGTCGTGGTGAAACTGCAACCAATTCACGTGGTGAGGAATATGCGCCATTGCTTCGTGGTGTAGATAATAATAAAGACCAAACCTATTTCCTGCATGCCGTGCATGGTCGTGAAATTAACAAAACCTTGTTCCCTGTCGGTGAAATTGAAAAACCTGAAGTTCGTAAAATTGCGGAAGAATTAGGTTTAATCACAGCCAAGAAAAAAGATTCAACAGGAATCTGTTTTATCGGTGAACGTCGCTTTAATGACTTCTTGAAGCAATATTTACCTGCTCAACCTGGAAAAATTGTCCTAGATACAGGAAAAGAGGTTGGTGAACATCATGGCTTAATGTACTATACGCTCGGTCAACGTGGCGGTATCGGCTTAGGTGGACTTAAAGGTGCTGAAGAAGGTGCTTGGTTTGTTCTACATAAGGATATTGAAAATAATCGCCTCGTGATTGGTCAAGGTCATGAGCATCCATTGATGCAAAGTACCGTGTTATGGTCAGAAGCGATTGACTGGGTTGCAGGCGAGCAAGCGATTCCTGAAACAGGTTTCCGATGCACGGCTAAAACTCGTTACCGTCAACCTGATCAAGCATGTACAATTTATAAAGATACAGATACACCAAATGGTGTTCGTGTTGAATTTGATGAACCACAACGTGCTGTTACACCTGGACAAAGTGTTGTGTTCTATGTCGATGAAGCTTGTTTAGGTGGCGGGGTGATTCATCATACCAATGCACCAAAACCTGATTTTATTGAATGA
- a CDS encoding MFS transporter, which yields MLQLKHGISIIAFILIATVCGVLIAIWVFKHFSIYIPLENQAVSIDLKAPLQAKVQIHDALDVDVTGKVNAEIPINEKLNVPITQTLTPRVYFDNQVPIETTIPVKEILKINQNMPIDTKVKVQVLGKDITLPLKGTIPIQMDVPIDLQVPLKQQVHLKFDAPVKTVLKESLHVPLVTTLKANIPIQGHLNVPIKSALEATVDVQNTLPVKIEKGQLTIPLNSLRLSRSIEEPNNSKEHDLKENMTKANTSQSNVVK from the coding sequence ATTTTGCAGCTCAAGCATGGTATTTCAATAATTGCTTTTATACTTATTGCTACAGTTTGTGGTGTATTGATCGCTATTTGGGTTTTTAAGCATTTTAGTATCTATATTCCTTTAGAGAATCAGGCGGTTAGTATTGACCTGAAAGCCCCGTTACAAGCAAAAGTACAAATACATGATGCTTTGGATGTCGATGTCACAGGTAAAGTAAACGCGGAAATTCCAATCAATGAAAAACTGAATGTGCCGATTACACAGACTTTAACACCACGAGTTTATTTTGATAACCAAGTTCCAATTGAAACGACGATCCCTGTAAAAGAAATACTTAAAATTAATCAAAACATGCCAATCGATACTAAAGTTAAAGTTCAAGTGCTAGGTAAGGATATTACTTTACCACTTAAGGGTACGATTCCGATTCAAATGGATGTACCCATTGACTTACAAGTTCCATTAAAACAGCAGGTTCATTTAAAGTTTGATGCGCCAGTTAAAACTGTGCTTAAGGAAAGTTTACATGTGCCATTGGTTACAACATTAAAAGCCAATATTCCGATTCAAGGGCATTTAAATGTTCCAATTAAATCAGCACTTGAAGCAACTGTGGATGTGCAAAATACCTTACCAGTAAAAATAGAAAAAGGGCAACTCACCATCCCACTCAATAGTTTACGTTTATCTCGAAGTATAGAAGAACCAAATAATTCTAAAGAGCATGACTTAAAAGAAAACATGACGAAAGCGAATACTTCACAATCCAATGTTGTGAAATAG
- a CDS encoding porin family protein: MKINRYLCFSLGILLSQVTFSGELSESLQGSPKLNVNLYAFAADVDGKISKGKVNYDVDQPFKETLKDLDRSFMGHVDLSKGKWGIYADLQKVETSQEKSVMHIPIALGTKLDQRSYGIYYQAYISPEKTAKNQAKLIVEPTVGTHRTKAEATLAVLNQGIDVHATWDEFFWGSRFKYNFDSSWNLASEVTFGSENTISAQAYIGYRIPVLSRDLNLRAGYRYFEQDYKSDHFHWDIRQHGPVIGINLPIF, encoded by the coding sequence ATGAAAATTAATAGATATTTATGTTTTTCACTGGGTATTCTTTTAAGCCAAGTGACTTTTTCGGGTGAGTTATCAGAATCGTTACAAGGTTCACCGAAACTGAATGTCAATCTATATGCGTTTGCTGCGGATGTAGATGGAAAGATCAGTAAAGGTAAAGTGAATTATGATGTAGATCAGCCTTTTAAAGAAACTTTAAAAGATTTAGATCGTTCTTTTATGGGACATGTGGATCTAAGCAAAGGCAAATGGGGAATTTATGCAGATCTACAAAAAGTAGAAACATCACAAGAAAAAAGTGTCATGCATATTCCTATAGCATTGGGGACGAAATTAGATCAGCGCAGTTATGGCATTTACTATCAAGCTTATATTTCACCTGAAAAGACAGCAAAAAACCAAGCAAAACTTATTGTTGAACCTACAGTGGGTACACATAGAACAAAAGCAGAAGCAACACTCGCTGTTCTCAATCAAGGGATTGATGTTCATGCAACTTGGGATGAGTTCTTTTGGGGTTCACGCTTTAAATATAATTTTGACTCATCGTGGAATTTAGCTTCAGAAGTGACTTTTGGTAGTGAAAATACCATTTCTGCACAAGCTTATATCGGGTATCGAATTCCAGTTTTAAGCCGCGATTTAAATCTCAGAGCGGGCTATCGTTATTTTGAACAAGACTATAAATCGGATCATTTTCATTGGGACATTCGTCAACATGGACCAGTCATCGGTATAAATTTACCTATTTTCTGA
- a CDS encoding linear amide C-N hydrolase — MNNALKKVLFAAGLMVAAEVATACTRVVYLGNNDVMTARSMDWKSDVGTNLWILPSNVKRTGMAGPHSIQWTSKYGSVIATGYDISTTDGVNEKGLVANLLWLVESEYPDVNKNKKPPLSISLWAQYVLDNYATVNEAIAALEKEPFMVVTDQVPGEKRLATLHLSISDSTGDSAIIEYVNGQQVIHHNKKYQVMTNSPTFDQQLALNTYWKQIGGTTMLPGTNRAADRFARASFYINAIPKDATPEHSLASVFSVIRNTSVPFGLNTEEEPNISSTRWRTVVDHKRGLYFFESAVSPNVFWVDLKDIDFKDGKTKKLELGVDQAKVYAGKANSSFKVTQPFKFLGIQ; from the coding sequence ATGAATAATGCGCTAAAAAAAGTATTGTTTGCAGCAGGGCTTATGGTTGCAGCAGAAGTCGCGACGGCTTGTACACGCGTTGTCTATTTGGGCAATAATGATGTAATGACAGCACGTTCTATGGATTGGAAGAGCGATGTCGGAACAAATCTATGGATTTTGCCAAGCAACGTAAAGCGTACAGGTATGGCAGGACCACATTCCATCCAATGGACGTCTAAGTACGGTAGTGTTATTGCAACAGGCTACGACATTTCCACAACAGATGGTGTCAATGAGAAAGGTTTAGTTGCAAACTTATTGTGGTTGGTCGAGTCTGAATATCCAGATGTAAATAAGAATAAAAAACCACCTTTAAGTATTTCATTATGGGCACAATATGTCTTGGACAATTATGCAACTGTGAATGAAGCGATTGCAGCACTTGAGAAAGAACCTTTTATGGTTGTGACCGATCAAGTGCCTGGTGAAAAGCGTTTAGCGACCTTGCATCTATCTATTTCTGATTCAACTGGTGATAGTGCAATTATTGAATATGTTAATGGACAACAAGTGATTCATCACAACAAAAAATATCAAGTGATGACGAACTCTCCAACTTTTGATCAGCAATTGGCATTGAATACCTATTGGAAACAAATTGGTGGTACAACCATGTTGCCTGGGACTAATCGTGCAGCGGATCGCTTTGCAAGAGCATCATTCTATATTAATGCTATTCCAAAAGATGCAACACCAGAACACTCTTTAGCGAGTGTATTCAGTGTGATACGTAATACCTCAGTACCGTTTGGATTAAATACTGAAGAGGAACCGAATATTTCTTCAACTCGTTGGCGTACTGTGGTTGACCATAAGCGCGGTTTATATTTCTTTGAATCTGCTGTATCACCAAACGTATTTTGGGTAGACTTAAAAGATATAGATTTTAAAGATGGTAAAACCAAAAAACTGGAGTTAGGTGTCGATCAAGCGAAAGTCTATGCGGGTAAGGCAAACTCTTCGTTTAAAGTGACTCAACCCTTTAAGTTTTTGGGCATCCAATAG
- the purB gene encoding adenylosuccinate lyase has translation MNALTALSPLDGRYASKCDALRPFLSEFGLIHARVTVEVRWLQALANRPEITEVPAFSTETNAALDAIVANFSEDNANRIKEIERTTNHDVKAVEYFLKEQIADIAELKNAGEFIHFACTSEDINNLSHALMLKNGRAVLVESMQQIVDAIAALAETHAEQPMLSRTHGQTASPTTLGKEMANVAYRLARQIKQFNQVELLGKINGAVGNYNAHYSAYPEINWPAHSQAFVESLGLTFNPYTTQIEPHDYIAEMFDALRRFNTVLIDFNRDVWGYISLGFFKQRLKEGEVGSSTMPHKVNPIDFENSEGNLGIANAVLAHLGEKLPISRWQRDLTDSTVLRNMGVGLAQSLIAFEACLKGIGKLELNAARILEDLDHAQEVLAEPIQTVMRRYNVEKPYEKLKALTRGQAMTRDMMVDFVNGNELSAVPAADRARLAEMTPATYTGNAAEQAKQIKDLISKI, from the coding sequence ATGAACGCTTTAACCGCACTTTCTCCATTAGATGGGCGCTATGCTAGCAAATGTGATGCACTCCGTCCTTTCCTCTCTGAGTTTGGTTTAATCCATGCTCGTGTGACAGTTGAAGTGCGTTGGTTACAAGCGCTTGCTAACCGTCCTGAAATCACTGAAGTTCCTGCATTTTCAACAGAAACCAATGCTGCTTTAGATGCAATTGTTGCAAACTTCTCAGAAGACAATGCCAACCGCATTAAAGAAATTGAACGCACGACTAACCATGATGTAAAAGCAGTTGAATACTTCTTGAAAGAACAAATTGCTGATATCGCAGAACTTAAAAATGCGGGGGAATTCATTCACTTTGCATGTACTTCTGAAGACATCAACAACCTTTCACATGCTTTAATGTTGAAAAATGGTCGTGCTGTTCTGGTTGAATCTATGCAACAAATCGTGGATGCGATTGCTGCTTTGGCTGAAACTCATGCAGAACAACCAATGTTGTCTCGTACACATGGTCAAACTGCAAGCCCAACAACTTTGGGTAAAGAAATGGCGAACGTGGCTTACCGTTTAGCTCGCCAAATCAAACAATTCAACCAAGTTGAATTATTGGGTAAAATCAACGGTGCAGTCGGTAACTACAATGCGCACTACTCTGCTTACCCAGAAATCAACTGGCCTGCGCACTCGCAAGCTTTTGTTGAATCTTTAGGTTTAACGTTCAACCCTTACACCACGCAAATCGAGCCTCACGATTATATCGCTGAAATGTTCGATGCTTTACGTCGTTTCAACACTGTATTGATCGACTTTAACCGTGACGTTTGGGGTTATATCTCTTTAGGTTTCTTCAAACAACGTTTGAAAGAAGGTGAAGTTGGTTCTTCAACAATGCCGCACAAAGTAAATCCAATCGACTTCGAAAACTCTGAAGGTAACTTAGGTATTGCGAATGCTGTACTTGCGCACTTAGGTGAAAAATTACCAATTTCTCGTTGGCAACGTGACTTAACTGACTCTACTGTTCTTCGTAACATGGGTGTTGGTTTGGCACAAAGCTTAATCGCTTTTGAAGCGTGCTTAAAAGGCATTGGTAAACTTGAATTGAATGCTGCTCGTATTCTTGAAGATCTGGATCATGCTCAAGAAGTTTTAGCTGAACCAATTCAAACTGTTATGCGTCGTTATAACGTTGAAAAACCATACGAAAAATTAAAAGCATTAACACGTGGTCAAGCAATGACACGTGACATGATGGTTGATTTCGTCAATGGTAATGAACTTTCAGCTGTCCCTGCTGCGGATCGTGCTCGTTTAGCCGAAATGACACCTGCTACATATACAGGTAATGCTGCTGAACAAGCAAAACAAATCAAAGATTTAATTTCTAAAATCTAA
- the hflD gene encoding high frequency lysogenization protein HflD — protein MVELPFQQPQTLNQRQNKALALAAVFQATQLTHMTAMTGRQSIGESGNFYFEQLIKASLNIRPSDNKSAQTLDFFHQLADISLGLKTLESSITQPFSTSPKSRIPKLANAKLPMSYAMSLLALEKKVYSNPKFVEIIEQSQQKILKQLSFFDHNYLHPSIIANLAQTYVDTAGQINPRILVRGNAEAFKDSSHTNRIRASLFTGLQMAHLWRQLGGSSWNMIFSKRKLLQDIQDLARLQYQVV, from the coding sequence ATGGTTGAGTTGCCCTTTCAACAGCCTCAAACTTTGAATCAACGCCAAAACAAAGCTTTGGCGTTAGCAGCTGTGTTCCAAGCAACACAGCTGACGCACATGACTGCAATGACAGGTCGTCAAAGTATTGGTGAAAGTGGTAATTTCTATTTTGAACAACTCATCAAAGCCAGCTTAAATATTCGCCCTTCCGATAATAAATCAGCACAAACATTAGATTTTTTTCATCAACTTGCTGATATTTCACTGGGTTTAAAAACCTTAGAAAGTAGCATTACCCAACCTTTTTCAACATCACCAAAATCTCGAATTCCTAAACTTGCCAATGCAAAATTACCTATGTCTTATGCCATGTCACTTTTGGCTTTAGAAAAAAAGGTGTATAGCAATCCGAAATTTGTAGAAATCATTGAGCAATCCCAACAAAAAATATTAAAGCAATTGTCATTTTTTGATCATAATTATTTACATCCAAGTATTATTGCCAATTTAGCACAGACCTATGTAGATACTGCAGGTCAAATCAATCCTCGAATTTTAGTACGTGGTAATGCAGAAGCATTTAAAGACTCGTCACATACCAATCGCATTCGTGCCAGCTTATTTACAGGTTTACAAATGGCGCATCTTTGGCGTCAGCTTGGTGGAAGTTCATGGAACATGATCTTTAGCAAGCGTAAACTTCTTCAAGATATTCAAGATCTTGCTCGACTTCAATATCAGGTTGTATAA
- a CDS encoding DUF2238 domain-containing protein, translating into MIYHSLTQKHWIVLAVLAIAIILASINPLEFPSYMLHQIGTVLMLIALFYCLKKIGLNFSSFALYIGFLIIHVIAAHYLYSYVPYNDWAIKYLGFDLNQAMGWTRNMFDRFVHFFYGLFLYPFFYRLFQVWLPSLKPKILFLLVIQFVMATSLFYEWIEWWIAIGLSPEEAENYNGQQGDIWDAHKDMFLATIGAIITGLMYLKSKPKLNTK; encoded by the coding sequence ATGATTTACCATTCTCTTACTCAAAAGCATTGGATAGTGCTTGCTGTACTCGCAATTGCCATTATTTTAGCGAGTATCAATCCTTTAGAATTTCCATCCTATATGTTGCATCAAATTGGTACAGTATTGATGCTCATAGCCCTATTCTACTGCTTAAAAAAAATCGGGCTGAATTTTTCTTCATTTGCACTTTATATTGGTTTTTTAATTATTCACGTGATTGCAGCGCATTATCTCTATTCCTATGTGCCTTATAATGATTGGGCAATCAAATATTTAGGTTTTGATTTAAATCAGGCTATGGGTTGGACACGGAATATGTTCGACCGTTTTGTGCATTTTTTCTATGGATTATTCCTTTATCCATTTTTCTATCGCCTTTTCCAAGTTTGGTTACCAAGTTTAAAACCAAAAATTCTGTTTTTATTGGTGATTCAATTTGTCATGGCAACCAGTTTATTTTATGAATGGATAGAATGGTGGATCGCAATCGGCTTATCACCAGAAGAAGCTGAAAACTATAATGGTCAGCAAGGCGACATTTGGGATGCACATAAAGATATGTTCTTGGCGACGATTGGTGCAATCATCACAGGTTTAATGTATTTAAAATCAAAGCCTAAACTTAACACTAAGTAA
- the rarD gene encoding EamA family transporter RarD, with protein MFKGVALSILASVTFGILYFYSKLLGDFDSQQTFGWRIIATLPFLTAFMLWSGDFAHVKTIFQRLVKQPLLILLLMITSALTCFQLWLFLWGPMNGRGLQVSLGYFLLPLVLVLAGSLIYKEKLSKFQMLAVAFAILGVGHELWRLGSIAWETVSVAVGYALYFLIRKQIKTDNLGGFWWDILICIPVAIYFAHSGLNAYGKFVDSPTLIIVVLGLGLLSAIGLGSYILASRFLPMVLFGLLSYLEPVLLALVSLALGEVIQADEWLTYIPIWCAVAILALEGALHIYKQRKNTEHLKYNVEKLPERLND; from the coding sequence ATGTTTAAAGGCGTAGCATTGTCTATATTGGCATCGGTCACTTTTGGGATTTTGTATTTTTATTCCAAACTACTTGGGGATTTTGACAGTCAGCAAACGTTTGGTTGGCGAATTATTGCCACATTGCCTTTTTTAACGGCATTTATGTTGTGGAGTGGTGACTTTGCACATGTTAAAACTATTTTTCAACGCTTAGTCAAACAACCTTTATTAATTCTACTTTTAATGATTACCTCTGCATTAACATGCTTCCAGTTATGGTTATTCCTTTGGGGACCGATGAATGGTCGTGGTTTGCAAGTTTCGTTGGGATATTTTCTTTTGCCGTTGGTATTGGTGCTCGCTGGAAGTCTAATTTATAAAGAAAAATTATCTAAATTCCAGATGCTTGCGGTAGCTTTTGCGATTCTAGGTGTTGGACATGAGTTGTGGCGTCTAGGCAGTATAGCGTGGGAAACGGTATCTGTTGCAGTAGGTTATGCGTTGTATTTTCTCATTCGCAAGCAAATCAAAACAGATAATTTAGGTGGTTTTTGGTGGGATATTCTGATTTGCATCCCTGTTGCAATTTATTTCGCACATTCGGGCTTAAATGCTTATGGTAAATTCGTTGATTCACCGACTTTAATTATTGTCGTGCTAGGGCTAGGGTTACTGAGTGCAATTGGTTTAGGGAGTTATATTCTCGCCAGTCGTTTTTTACCGATGGTTTTATTTGGTTTGCTGAGTTATTTAGAACCTGTGTTATTGGCTTTGGTTTCACTGGCACTGGGTGAAGTGATTCAGGCAGATGAATGGCTGACGTATATTCCGATTTGGTGCGCAGTTGCGATATTGGCTTTAGAAGGTGCTTTGCATATTTATAAGCAACGAAAAAATACTGAGCATTTGAAATACAATGTTGAAAAGCTTCCAGAGCGTTTGAATGATTAG
- a CDS encoding NUDIX hydrolase: MTTWTPHVTVATVVEKDGKFLFVEEHTEGVTHTVFNQPAGHVECGESIIQAAIRETMEETGHAVEVDSLLGIYTYTPPMFPDRTYFRFCFLAHVLEYFPEAELDTGIIGPKWMTLEELVESARARSPLVIKAVQDALSGQKYPLSLVYEHQNSPLISNLDA, translated from the coding sequence ATGACCACTTGGACACCTCATGTTACTGTCGCGACTGTTGTCGAAAAAGACGGAAAGTTTCTTTTTGTGGAAGAACATACCGAAGGCGTGACACACACAGTGTTCAATCAACCTGCTGGGCATGTGGAATGTGGTGAATCTATTATCCAAGCAGCAATTCGTGAAACAATGGAAGAAACTGGACATGCAGTAGAGGTCGATTCATTACTCGGAATCTATACCTATACCCCGCCGATGTTTCCAGATCGTACCTATTTTAGATTTTGCTTTTTAGCCCATGTACTTGAGTATTTTCCAGAGGCAGAACTGGATACAGGGATTATTGGTCCGAAGTGGATGACGCTTGAAGAATTAGTAGAATCTGCACGCGCACGCAGTCCATTGGTGATTAAAGCTGTACAAGATGCACTTTCTGGGCAAAAATACCCGCTTTCGCTCGTTTATGAGCACCAAAATTCTCCTTTAATTTCAAATTTGGATGCCTAG
- a CDS encoding glyceraldehyde-3-phosphate dehydrogenase, which yields MSKDTIIALHAEHQGRWKNREEIAERMIALIGQLYREKNIVTSVYGRSLVNRSVIQILKAHRRTRMMDVELSVVHTFPILEALAKLDNIGSAEVDLGKLAVEYKEKGGDVDAFVAQAVASLNGRPALVEPKDVVLYGFGRIGRILARLIISQSGLGRGLSLKAIVVRKSSDGDLAKRASLLRRDSIHGSFEGTISVDEENEAIIANGNFIKVIYASSPAEVDYTAYGINNALVIDNTGKWRDIDGLSQHLNCAGVGRVVLTAPGKGDMKNVVFGVNQADIIDSDKIISAASCTTNAITPVLKVLEDKYKVINGHVETVHSFTNDQNLIDNYHKADRRGRAATLNMVITETGAAKAVAKALPQLQGKLTGNSVRVPTPNVSLAILNLTLEKEVDREEVNEYIRQISINSSLQGQIGYTNSTEVVSSDFIGSRTAGVFDAQATITSGNRLTAYVWYDNEVGYSCQVLRIAEQMCGVSYPKAPAETNA from the coding sequence GTGAGCAAAGACACTATCATCGCCCTACATGCAGAGCACCAAGGTCGCTGGAAAAACCGTGAAGAAATCGCGGAACGTATGATTGCATTAATTGGTCAATTATACCGTGAAAAAAACATTGTGACTTCTGTGTACGGTCGTTCTTTAGTGAACCGTTCAGTTATTCAAATTCTTAAAGCACACCGTCGTACACGCATGATGGATGTTGAGCTTTCAGTTGTTCATACTTTTCCTATTTTAGAAGCATTAGCAAAATTAGATAATATCGGTTCTGCTGAAGTTGATTTAGGTAAACTTGCTGTTGAATATAAAGAAAAAGGCGGCGACGTTGATGCATTTGTTGCTCAAGCAGTAGCTTCTTTAAATGGTCGTCCAGCATTGGTTGAGCCGAAAGATGTTGTACTTTACGGTTTTGGTCGTATTGGTCGTATCTTAGCGCGTTTAATCATCAGCCAATCAGGTCTTGGTCGTGGTTTAAGCCTTAAAGCAATTGTTGTTCGTAAATCATCTGATGGTGACTTAGCGAAACGTGCTTCATTGTTACGTCGTGACTCAATCCACGGTTCTTTCGAGGGTACAATCTCTGTTGATGAAGAAAACGAAGCAATCATTGCAAATGGTAACTTCATCAAAGTGATTTATGCGTCTAGCCCTGCTGAAGTAGATTACACAGCTTATGGTATCAACAACGCACTTGTGATTGATAACACAGGTAAATGGCGTGATATCGACGGTCTTTCTCAGCACTTAAACTGTGCTGGCGTAGGTCGTGTTGTACTGACTGCTCCTGGTAAAGGTGATATGAAGAACGTGGTGTTTGGTGTAAACCAAGCTGACATCATTGATTCAGACAAAATCATTTCTGCTGCAAGCTGTACAACTAACGCGATCACTCCTGTATTGAAAGTGTTAGAAGATAAATACAAAGTAATCAATGGTCACGTTGAAACCGTTCATTCATTTACAAATGACCAGAACTTAATCGATAACTACCACAAAGCGGATCGCCGTGGTCGTGCTGCAACGTTGAACATGGTAATTACTGAAACTGGTGCTGCAAAAGCAGTTGCAAAAGCTTTACCTCAATTACAAGGTAAATTAACTGGTAACTCAGTACGTGTTCCTACACCAAACGTATCGCTTGCAATTCTTAACTTAACACTTGAGAAAGAAGTTGATCGTGAAGAAGTGAACGAATACATTCGTCAAATCTCAATCAACTCAAGCCTTCAAGGTCAAATTGGTTATACAAACTCAACTGAAGTTGTATCATCTGACTTTATCGGTTCGCGTACAGCGGGTGTATTTGATGCGCAAGCAACAATCACTTCTGGTAACCGTTTGACAGCGTATGTTTGGTACGATAACGAAGTGGGTTATAGCTGCCAAGTATTACGTATCGCAGAACAAATGTGTGGCGTAAGCTATCCGAAAGCACCTGCTGAGACAAATGCATAA
- a CDS encoding winged helix-turn-helix transcriptional regulator, with translation MSIYASSHLIGQVLSSECPSREILEHLTSKWSVLVLRCLSDGVLRFSELRNRIEGVSEKMLAQTLKVLEQDGFVLRTVYPEVPPRVEYQLTILGAQAAEKLNYLIGWIERSLPDILENKQRLAK, from the coding sequence ATGAGCATCTATGCTTCAAGTCATTTAATTGGACAAGTTTTATCCAGTGAATGTCCTTCACGAGAGATATTGGAACACCTTACCAGTAAATGGTCAGTGCTGGTTTTGCGTTGTTTGAGTGATGGTGTGCTACGTTTTAGTGAGTTGCGTAATCGTATTGAGGGTGTGAGTGAGAAAATGTTGGCTCAGACCTTAAAAGTGTTAGAGCAAGATGGCTTTGTTTTACGTACAGTTTATCCCGAAGTTCCACCTAGAGTAGAGTATCAGCTTACGATTTTGGGTGCGCAAGCTGCTGAAAAGTTAAACTATTTAATCGGATGGATTGAACGTAGTTTGCCTGATATTTTAGAAAATAAGCAAAGACTAGCCAAATAA